The Prionailurus bengalensis isolate Pbe53 chromosome C2, Fcat_Pben_1.1_paternal_pri, whole genome shotgun sequence DNA segment CAAAAGCTAAAAAATCACTGCTCCAGTAGTGAGGTATGAAAAAGACAAGATGGGGGGGACCCAGAGTCTGATGAAGGGGAGTTACTtggaggtagagagaaaatcTCCTGATCAAGGATGTTTATTCTAACAAAAAGGAACTTTGCTGGTTGAATTACAAAGCAGATAAGAGtgtagggtgcctggatggctcagttgaccGAGtggcccactcttgatttctgctcatggttcatgggttggagccccacatagggctctgcatttacagtgtggagcctacttgggattctctctctcgcccgctctctctgcccttcccccgctcatgcgctctttttctctctctctctctctcaaaataaataaattttaaaaagagtgtaaAAATAGCAGTTTGCCATTTTTAAACCTGTTTGTAAGCTACATAAATAACAACAATGCCTGCAGTTGAACCACAATGAATACATACTTGTTGATTATACTAGATCACAAAACCAAGAGTTTTCCTGAATAATTCAAGTAAATTGACATTTCCGAAGGACCTATCACGTGCAAGGTACTGTACTAATGAcagtggaaaaattttaaaactaatattaaCAGCACAAGACATGGTCCCAGTctcttgagaattttaaaaaacatattgaaTGAAACAGGATTAATTTTGtataaagtgaaagaagcaagtaAGGGGAAAGAATCTCATACCCTAATTAGAATCATTATGTTTGCTGTAGATGTAGACTGGTATGATTCGGGAAATTTTCAATTCACTCTTTCTGCAGTGAAAGACTACTTTCCTCACTTTTACCGGGGATGTGAATAAAAGGACTATCTTTTTCATCAccaccttaaaattttaaaagaaaatagtaccTTGTCTGTGAAACAGAAAACCAGATCAAAAGGATTTTCAGTGTCAGAAAAGCAAAGGATGTCTTTAAAGTAGgtaaggaaaaaaagtttatttgttttctaatttctggatttaaataaacaaactgaatatCTTGAAGACAGAAGTCAAAAAAGCACCCCCGTCTCCAGGGCAAatgcaaataaagaaaaccacaacCACAACCACCAAACACCAACCAGGGTGGTGTTCTTTCTGAGGATTGGTAGAAACTGCgttttttaatctctgtttttaTGCTTGTCCCAAGATCTTTtaaggggtggggtggtgggggtggtggggaagaggTAGCCACTATATAAAAGAAGCTGCCCTGAGATTTTAAACCTTTATACAAAAACTTCCTAGGTAAGGAAACTTAATCGGATCTGGCAGCTGACCTTAGTGATGGACCCAGAAGCAACTGCTGTTTTTTTGGATTATTTCTATGCTACAAGCCAAAATCCTGATATTGAGGAGACCCACTCCCGTGTTGCTTACACATCTGTCTTCCTTCCCATCTTCTACGCAGTTGTGTTCCTGATGGGAGTGTTGGGGAACCTAGTCCTCATGAGTGCATTGCATTTCAAACGGGGCAGCCGAAGACTGATCGACATCTTCATCATCAACCTGGCTGTGTCTGACTTCATTTTCCTTGTCACGTTGCCTCTCTGGGTGGATAAAGAAGCATCCTTAGGACTGTGGAGGACAGGCTCTTTCCTGTGCAAAGGCAGCTCCTACATGATCTCAGTCAACATGCACTGCAATGTCTTCTTGCTCACCTGCATGAGTGTTGACCGCTACCTGGCCATCATGCGCCCAGCCGTATCCAGGAAATTCAGGAGGAGAGACTGTGCATATGGAGTCTGTGCCAGTGTCTGGTTTATCTCCTGCCTTTTGGGTTTGCCTACTCTTCTGTCCAGGGAGCTCACCCTGATTGATGATAAGCCATACTGTGCAGAGAGGAGCGCTACTCCAATCAAACTGACTTGGGCCCTGGTGGCCTTAATTTTTACCTTCTTTGTCCCTTTGGTGAGCATTGTGACATGCTATTGTTGCATCACAAGGAAGCTGTATGCCCATTACCAACAGTCGGGAAAACATAACAAAAAGCTGAGGAAATCCATAAAGATCATCTTTATAGTCGTGGCAGCCTTTGTCTTCTCCTGGCTGCCCTTCAATACTTTCAAGCTCCTGGCCATTGTCTCTGGGTTGCAGCAGGAAGTCtacttttcctcatctgttatcCAGCTAGGCATGGAGGTGAGTGGGCCTTTGGCATTTGCCAACAGCTGTGTCAACCCTTTCATTTACTATATCTTTGACAGTTACATCCGCCGGGCTATCTTGCACTGCTTGTTCCCTTGCCTGAAGAACTATGACTTTGGGAGCAGCACTGAGACATCAGATAGTCACCTCCCCAAGGCTCTCTCCAACTTCATTCATGTGGAAAATTCGgccagaaggaggaagaggtctGTGTCACTCTAAAAGTCACTGTGACATTTCAAGCTCTGTTAGTAGATTGGAGACTTAATTTGTGTCAGcgataaagaaggaaaaaaagtattgCTGTTGGTATTCATATTCGCATCACTTCACGCATACAaggaagagtttatttttaaagagatgaatGAAAAGTCCCTGTGTTCATGGCTATAATTAAACCATAtgctgtcttttttgttttgttttgttttcctttttttgttttttggggtttttttgtttttagctgaaTGGCCTTCTTTTAACTCTGGTCAATCTAGTTTACCCGGCAAAATACGACTCCTGTAGACCTTGAACTCTGACATAAAGGCCGGCTTGGATCAATTCCTTTCTTCATGATTGTTTATGTACATTCAGGCCTTTTCCTCTCTCAAGAACAATGGTACCTTGACCCACACCGTCCTTCATAATGGGCTTCAATTGGACTACATCTAAAGGATTCTGCCCACTTTCATCTGGTGAGAAATGTGTTAATACAGGTAGCAAAAAATATACGTGTGCCCTTTAGTTAATTATTACTGAGTAACAAAGCAAGAGTCTGGCCTTAATCTTTAAAACTTTGTATGGCGATTCTTTACTGCCTTCCAATGTTATCTTTCACCCTAAGCCATTCACGATAACTTTGGACTGTCAAAAAATTCATGGAGATAAAATCATTCTGTATTGTGTTTATGATTTAGGACTTCCTTTATCACCTGGTCTTCTAGAGTATTTTAACAAGAGAGCACAGGGCAAAGTTTGacctttattttacttataagaTATATTGGTAAAAATGTATCTCATTATAATGGCATAGTAACTACTTTTCAAGAGGGTTTTACTatgctcttttgttttcattgacttCATACATTAGGATATGACTTTGTTTTaattacatgtttttaattaCTAGTTATTGAGTTATCAAATGAAATGTAACTACTAATATAATTGGAGGTCCTCAAATGCTTAGCTACATCACCATGTgtattatcattttacattttaattaaaatgttagtgCTACACATTTTCTATAGCATCATTTGCTTGGTGTATATAATTTCAAGACTTGATTCAGTAATATAGGAAGACAGTATGTTCTGTATTTAGctgaagtgaaaaatacaaaatgaagatattactgatattttatatacatttttccaaatccagagactttgctgaattctttcacccaataaaaatttattaagtcTACTTGCACGTATATTCCTTTTAAAGACTTTGAAGTGAAAAACATGTAATTAGCAGCAACCACAAAAGGCTTTTGCTACAGAAAACATACTATTGTAAATATCTTTTGATTCAAGAGAAAGTGGGTTATGTGTTGACCCTCAGTGTTGACACAAATGAATTACtattttacttctaaatattaggtttgaaaataagagaaagctTAGAATCTTTTCAGAGACTAGGTTATTCAAGCTCATCCCATGTATCTTTCAcattaaaagaaatctcaaataTTGGGCATACCATAATCTATTTAGAAGTTgaaaatagtgttttgttttataaattggttaatttattaatttctcttaacctgtattaaataaaaatataattttcttaagtATTCTTCTATGTTGTATTAATTTCTATCAACACAGTTATTAATATTGatattataaaagtttttaatactttattatagatatagaaaaaaagaactgtaaatgATAAGAAATTAGGTTTCTTGGAAAACTTTAAACTGAATTTAAAACAGTTAAATAGATCTcctaaagttaaataaaaacaaaatataaaaggtaGAAGCCACTCACGTTATAAAAACAAATCAGCAAAAGCACTATTactaatcagggaaataaatgtctttgagaaatgctacttttaaaaaatagctcaATAAATCAGGTAAAGTATTTgttaggaaatgagaaaaaaataggttATTAGATTCAGCTTCATTCTTAATGTTGGGACATTGAGTAAATCATTGTAATCTTTCATACCTAAAGTAGTTGGTAATATCTATGTCTATAGAATTGTCAAGAATATTATAAGTCTAATAAAtacaaaagtgtttttaaatattgggTAAAAGTTATTATATAAAGCTATTGGTTCCTATTATTAATTACTGAGTGTTACTTTAAAATTTCcaaactacaggggcgcctgcgtggctcagttggttgagcatctgacttaggctcaggtcatgatctcacagcctgtgagttggagccccacatcgggctctgtgctgacagctcggagcctggagcccgcttcagattctgtgtctccctctctctctgcccctcccctgctcgtgctctgtctctctctgtctctcaaaaataaataaaaatgctaaaaaattttaaaaataagagtaaataaataaagaaagaaagaaaatttccaaactacAGTATCAAGTGACAATCActctcatttaacaaatattaagaatatGCCTTACAAAAATCTTAGCATATTGCATATATTATACTCATAATGTTCCAATGATGGAAGGAAAAGCAGATATAAATTTATAGATAGAATAACTCTGATAGTAAAAAGTTCAAAACTTGATTAAGTTGGTATTTTACGATGTCATATATGGAGTCCTCTGGTATGAAATGTAATTCAcattataatagcattaaaaGGCTTATTATAAATTGTATCAGTAGGTCTCATTTTGCAGATTTTTAAACCAGGATATTTCCACATTTTAAGGCAAAttcatttatatacttatatacatatagatacatgTAGAAGCATAGCTTATCAAGATTTTTGTTATCTCAAACTATTCTGAGAGCTGCTTTGTGGTCATTTCATGTCATTAGTAAAACAAATCAACACACATTTCCATGAATTTCTAGAAAATTCATCTGACATCCTAACAACCACATCTGGCCAGTTACATCtaaagttagaaaaacaaaataaaacttagcAAGAATAAGTATATGTGGAAATCACTACAGATTAACCtcatttgttgtcattttttaaagtgatccAAAGCCACTGCCAGGTCTTTAAGGACAAATATAAAAGGATAGTCATCCCCCAAACATTTCTCAAACAATTTTTCTTGAACTCACCACAAAAAAGTTCTCCAAGAAAGTCTGTATAAGATGTCGTTGAATAacttgtaattaattttaaaatctatgtacTCAAGGTTCACATATCACAAACACACATTTACTCCATTCAGGCCATACCAAAAGAGTAACACTAACCTGATAGTTCTGGAAGGCCCACCATTTGTCCCCTCTAACAAGCCAAAATCACCTCTGAGTGAGAGTAACGCTAGTGAGAATAATGGTCTTAAAGGAAACCAATGTGCGTGACTGAGGGTGGAATATTACTAGGGGTCacgagttaatttttaaatagatgcagaaatgcACAGTATGATGGTGAGCTGAGTGAAAGAACTCTTCTCCTATGATTCATCTTGGCTCCTCCAATCATTCTCTATTCCTCCTGGCAATCTCAAAAGTGAGAAATGACTCATTAGGTGTGTGTGCCACAGTGAACAGGAGGTCTCAGTTTTCCTGCAGAGCTCATTCACAAAAGACAAGCAATATTAGAAGAATTATGAATTTACTGTAGCAGAGCCACTGGTGTAGCCAGCTAGCAAGATGATGGCCTCCAGCACCATGAGAGAAAGAAGTGTCATCTGGAGAAAAAGCGGGAGGATTATTCCAACCATCAGAGTATTTGTAAATGGTTATTGGACTTTGCCTTCCACAGAGATTGGTATGGGATGGTTTGTCTGTTGCAAatgctggtttttattttaagttcttttctttGAGTCAacattctctgtttttatcaagTCTATGAGTAAACAATCATGACTAGACTTTACATATAAGTGGACAGGGAAAATCAACAGTAACAGTGACCTGTGACTTACTCTTGGCACTTCTGGTTATCTTTGTCATTTCCTTTGTAGAGTTACATTTCCTAAATGGGAATTGCATCCTAAGACTGCATCCtgcaacattaaaaaacaaacaaacaaacctacttTAAATATTCAATGTGCCAAACTGTTAATGACGCGAAGGTTCTTATGGCAACTTAAGTCACAGTAAAATGTAAACTTACATGAAATTCCCATTCACTAATCTAAAAGTGGGGGGAACTATTCTGTTAGTTGACAGACATTATTAAAGTAAAAAGTTCTCGGTTTAACTATATAAGTAACAAATTTCTAAGACCCAAAGGTACTTTAAAATTACAGTTGTCTTTTTtaggggggcctggatggctcagtcagttaagcatctgactgaggctcaggtcatgatctcacagttcttgagtttgagccctgcatcgggctctgtgctgacagctcagagcctggagcctgcttcagatgtagtgtctccctctctttctggctctctcccgctctctctctctctccctctctctcaaaaa contains these protein-coding regions:
- the GPR15 gene encoding G-protein coupled receptor 15, producing MDPEATAVFLDYFYATSQNPDIEETHSRVAYTSVFLPIFYAVVFLMGVLGNLVLMSALHFKRGSRRLIDIFIINLAVSDFIFLVTLPLWVDKEASLGLWRTGSFLCKGSSYMISVNMHCNVFLLTCMSVDRYLAIMRPAVSRKFRRRDCAYGVCASVWFISCLLGLPTLLSRELTLIDDKPYCAERSATPIKLTWALVALIFTFFVPLVSIVTCYCCITRKLYAHYQQSGKHNKKLRKSIKIIFIVVAAFVFSWLPFNTFKLLAIVSGLQQEVYFSSSVIQLGMEVSGPLAFANSCVNPFIYYIFDSYIRRAILHCLFPCLKNYDFGSSTETSDSHLPKALSNFIHVENSARRRKRSVSL